CGGTGGCCTGACGCTGCAGCTTGGCCCGCATCGGTCCCTCGCCCATGACGACCAATCGGGCATCGACGCCGAAGTCGCACAGCGCGGCCAGCGCGTCGATGCTGCGGTCGGCCCGCTTCTCCACCGACAACCGGCCGCAGTGGACCAGCAGAAGCTGATTGGGCGTGGCCCACTGCCGGCGGACCAGCGGAGAGTGCCGACTGGGGTGGAAGGTCTTCAGATCGACACCCAGCGGCACGGTGACGACGTTCTTGGCGCCGATGCGGTCGAATTCCTCGCGCGCGAATCCGGTAGTGCAGACGACGGTGTCATAGTCGGCGGCGGTGCGGCCATTGGCAAAGTCGGCGAGGCTGCGCGCCGGCCGCTTCGGAAGTACTTGTCCGGCAAGGCGATCCAGTCGCTCATGCGAGATCATCACGGTCGTGGCGCCGTGGTCGCGGCCCCAGCGGCCCAGTGACCTCAGTGTCAGCCGGTCGGAAACTTCCAGCGCGTCAGGTTGCAGTGCTTCCAGCAGCGCCTTGACCGGACCCGGCATCACCGCGCGGTAACCGCCGGTGAAGGGAATCAGCCAGGCGGGCATAGTGATTCGCACCACACCCGTCGGCAGCAGGGTACGTTCTGCGCGTGGACCGGGAACGACCAAGAACACTTCGTGCCCGTTGGCGCTGTATTCCGCGCCCAGCCGATCCACCGCGGTACGAAGGCCGCCGGACCGCGGGCCATAGAAATTGGCGACCTGTACAACACGCATAAGCAGAGGACACGCGGCGCTTGTGTGCACTCAACGATGCAGAACTGACGTGTGCCTTAACAGTCCATGAATTCCCCTGCTAAACGGTGGTAATGAGATTGGCTGCGCGCTCACGACTTTGACTGTGCGGCCAGGGCGGCGACACGCCGGGCGGCGCCGACCTGGACGCACGCTCAACAGTGGATTCAGCGTTTTCCCCAGTCCCAGCGCGGTGTGCTGAGCAGGTCCTGGCCGGTGATTCGGGTTTCACCCCAGTCCTTGTAGAGCTCGATCTCGACGGCTTCGCTGCCATCGCTGTCGGCGACCGGAACCGTGTCGAGAAACTGCAGCAACGACCGCGAGTGCGTCACGACCACAACCTGAGTCTGCTCGGCCGCGGCGCGGATCAGCGAGGCAAGCGGTCGTACCAGGTCGGGATGCAGCGAGGTCTCCGGCTCGTTGAGCACCATCAGCGACGGCACTTCCGGGCTCAACAGCGCGGCGGCCCACAGCAGGAATCGCAGTGTGCCATCGGATAATTCGGCCGCGCGCAACGGACGCAGCATGCCGCGCTGGCGCAGCTGAAGGTCGAATAACCCGTCGTGGATCGCGACCGAGATCGTGGCGCCGTCGAAAGCGTCTGCGATTACCCGGCTTAACTCGTCGGATCCCGATTCGAGGATGGTTTGGATCGCCGCGGCCAGGTCGCTGCCGTCGTCGGTCAGCACCGGGGTGCGTGTGCCCACCTGCGGATGCCGGGCTTGCGCTCCGCCGTCGACGCGGAACCCGTCGTAGAACCGCCACCCGCGCAGTCGCTCCCGCACCGCCGCGAGTTCGGGAAGCGCGTGCGGGTTGGCGTACTCGGCAAGCACGCTGCGGTACAGGGGCAACGATCGGCTCAGTTCGTCAAAGCCGTTGTCGGCGTTGACGGCCTCGGCAAAAGCCCGTGATCGGCTCACCAGCGTTGCGCTGGGCCGCAGCACCGGCCCGGCGAATATTATTTCCCGCTTGATCTCGGGGTCGCGGACGAAGACCGACGGCCCGGCCGACTGCGGGATGCCGAGGTCGACAAGATAGCCGAAATCATCTGCAGCGAAGCCCATTTCGAGCGAGACAGGCCGAGTGCGTACGGTGCCTTGTGTCTTCTGGGAACGTCGCGCGCCCTTCAGTTGCTCGGGCCCGGCCCACAGCACCGATTGCAACCCGCCCTCGCGGGCCAGTGAGCCGATGACCTCGCCCCGGCCGCAGTCCGCCAACAGCCGCAGCGCGCGGTAGACCGACGACTTTCCGACGCCGTTGGCGCCGGTAATGAGCGACAGCCGCCCCAGCGGCAGGATGACCTCGCGCAGCGAGCGATACCCGCGGATCGCGACCGTCTGCAACATGTCGCCGACTGTACGGTCACCCTCTGACGCGTTGTCAGTTGTCGGCGGGGTCGAGCAGTTGCACCTCTTCGAGGTCCATCTCGGACTGCAGCTCGCGCAACACCATGTCGTCGATGACCCGTTGATTGCGTAGCCCGATGATGGCCCGGCGTTTGTGCTCGAGCACCCCGAGACGCACCCGCCGAACCAGGTCGTCGCGCTTGGCCAGGTCCCCGGTCGACGTGCCGTCTTCGCACTCCGTCACGAGCGCGGCGTGCTCGTCGTATTCCTTTTGCAGGCGGCTCAGCATTTTCGGGCTGACGCCGAGTTCGCCCGCCACCACCGGCAGCGCGTCCAGCGCGGCCTTGGCGCCGACACTGCGAGCCAATTGGAGTTCCTGGGCGTAGGCGACGTCTTCGGGCATGTTCGCCCACCGAACGACGGCGGGCAGCGTGATGCCTTGGACCAGCACGGTGGTGAGGATGACGACGACCACGACGAAGATGAGCAGGCTGCGGTCGGGGAACGGCGCCCCGCTCAGCGTGGTCGCCGGGACGGCGAGCGCCGCGGCAAGCGAGACCGCGCCGCGGAATCCGGCCCACGCGGTCACGAAGCGCTGACGCCAGGGGACGCGACGGGCCCGCTGTGCCTCGCGGCGGTCGATCACACGCAGCAGCAGCGTGGTGAATTCGCCCCAGAAAATCCGGGACAGGATGACGACGGCGGTGACGGCGAAGGCGATGAACAAAGCGTGGCGGATGCCGCCGTCGACGCCGTTGATGCCGCGCACCGCGCCCGGGATCTGCACTCCGACGAACACCCACAGCGAACCGTTGATCAGGAACGTCGCCATGTCCCAGAAGCCGTAGGACAGCATGCGGGAACGAGCCCGGATCACCACCGGCCCCGCGTAGGCCAGCACCAGGGCCGATACCAGCACCGCGACCACACCGCTGCAGTCAATCGCCTGGGCCAGCAAGAACGCCGCGAACGGCGTCAGCAGGCTCATGGCACCTTCTTCTTGCGGCGCGTCGATTCGCTTGCGCGCCAGGGTCACCAACCCGCCGACCAGTAATCCTGCGGCGATACCGCCGAGGTAGGAGCCGACGAAGCGCAGGACCAGATCGGTCGGGCCGATTTCGGCCCCGCCGATCGCGACGTGGATGGTCACGAAGAACAGCACCAGCGCCGTCCCGTCGTTGATGAGACTCTCGGCGCGCAGCACGGTCAGCGTCCGGCGCGGCAATTTTTTCGCCAGGCCGGCCACGGCGGCGGCGTCGGTGGGGGAGAGCACGGCGCCCAGGACCGCGGCCGCGTGGGATTCCATGCCGAGGGCGCGTGCCGTCCACGACACGGCGACCGCGGTGACGATCACCAGGATGACGGACAGGAAGATGATGATCCGCAGGTTGGCGCGGACCTCGCGCAGGCTGGTGCCCAGGCCCTCCCAATACAGGATCGCCGGCAAGAACAGCAGCAAGACGATCTCGCCGTTGATGTGGATGTGGGCGAAGGCGGGAATCAGGCCCAGCAGCGTGCCCAGAAAAATGAGCAGCACCGGCGGCCCCACGCGATAGCGCCGGCCCAGCACCGTTCCGGCGATGACGGCCGACACCAGCGCAACGATGACTTCGAGCCCAAACACGTGCCCATCCTGCCGTATGGGACGGCGTCTAGTTACTTGGGCCGAAACACGTCACAAACACGTAATGGCGCAACGGGTTCGACGAGCTGCCTTACGAGCAGTCGCAGCAGTCTCCACAGTCGCAGCAGCACTCGCAGCCATCGCAGCAGCAGATGCAGGTGCCGTCACCGCGCCCGCCCTTGCGCTTGTTCCCGGGGTTAGGGGTTTCGCCCTCGGGGTTTTCGCCGGTCGGATAGCCGGCACCGACGGGCTGGTTGCCGAAGTTGATGCCTTCCTGCTGGCCGTGCGGGGTGCCGCAGGTGGGATGGCCGGACCGGCTGAAGGTGCGCGAGATCGCCCGTCGTACCTCGCGGGTCAGCAACCGCTGGGCCAGGCGGCCGTCGGTGAACTCGACTTCGGCCAAGGCCAATTCGATGCCCAGCGCCGCGTCGTCGCACAGGACGCGGGCCTGCTCCAGCGGAGTTTCGGTGGCGGCCAACGGGTTCCACTTACCGCGGGCGAGGTCGTCGTCGTAATCCTCGACCGCGTCGAGCAGGTGCGCGATTCGTCCGAACAGCTGACCGATCTCGCGCAGCGGTGCCTGGTTGCCCGTGCGGCCGGCCAACACCGCGGTGTGGGCGAACGCTGCGGCGACCGCGGTTTCGGTGGGCTCGGTCACGATTAAGAGCGAGCTGCCCGGCCCGGCCGCCGCCTCGAGATCGGCCTGGCGGTCCATCGCCGCGACCAGCACGCCCGTGTCGAAGCCCAGGGTGTGGCCGGTGTCGGTGCCCTGGCGCACCCAGCGCTCGGCGATGCGGCGCGCGGCCGGTCGCACACCGGCGGCACCGACCATGCCGTCGTGGTCGTCGACGTGATCGCGGACCCGGGCCGCGGCCAGGGCCAGCGACACGACGGCGGCCAGTCGTGCGCAGTCGCCGGTGGCCACGTCGGCGCGCCGCATGCCACGCCCGGGGCACGGCCCGGCCTTGCGGCGGGTGGGCTGCTCGGGGGATTGCGCCTCGACCAGCAACGACACCACGAGGCCGTCGTAATTGGTGGCGATCCGCGCGGACTGCCCGTAGTCGTCGCGGAGTGCCAGACACAGTCCGCACAGTTGGGCGGTCCAGGCTGCTGCGAGCTCACTGCCGAGTCGATGACGGCAGGGCCGGATGATGCCGAACATGCACAGAAGCTACCCGACCCACAGCAAACGCGCGCCCAAAAACGCCGGCCTTACCTGGGCGCGGGCAAAGATTGCGGCAAGGGAAAGTCGCGCTGCCAACATGGTGATCATCACAATCCCTCGGCTAGGACGCATTCCGCGCCCCGCCATAATGGTGGTGATGACTTTCGTGAAGATCAGGCTCTCCGTGACCGTCGCGATTCTCGTCTCGTCGATGTTGGTGGGTTGCCACTTCGAGAGCAGAAACCCGCCGACGGCCAAGTCGCTTGTGGTTCCGATGGAACAGGTGCTGAAGCAGAACAGCATCACCCAGAACGTGACCCTGGCGGTGGGCAACACACTCAAACTGCAGTTGGGCGCGAATTACAGCACCCCGTTCCGGTGGCAGGTTGACACGAAGATCGCCGACGGTTCGATCATCGAGCAAACCAGTCACCAGTACATGCAGCCGAGCAGCGACGCGATGGGCGCGCCCGGCACCGAGGTGTGGATGTTCACGGCGCTGAAGCCGGGGACGACGACGATTTCCACCTATTACTCAAGCTTCGTGGGCAAGAACACCGCGCCGGTGTGCCAGTACACCGCGGTCGTGACTGTGCAGTAAACCACTGCGGACGAGCCGCGCCTCAGCTACCGTCTGGCTGTGCTTGGCTTCCTCCGCAAGTGGTCGCAATTGACCAATCTGCCTGCCGAGCTGCACGACGAGCTCGAGGCCGAGGGGCTTATCTTCCTGGCCGGTCGGGTCGGCGTCGTGCGGCACTTCAGTGGGCATGTCCCGGGCGTCTTTTCGTCCTCGGGTGTCTCGCGCTACAGGGGTGCGTTCGCGTTCAGCGCCGCGCGGATCGTCGCCACCTTCCCGACGCGTGGGGACGCCAATCTGCGGTCCATCGACTGTCCCTGGGACACCAACAAGGGTCCGGCCGCGGCGACGATCACCAAGAAGGGACTGCTGATCGACATCGATCTGCGTGGTGTGGATCGCGCCTTCAGCGGGTCGATGAAACTGCATTACAAGCGGCACGTGCCCGACGAGGTGCTGGATCGGCTGCCGACCACCTCACTGCGGTTCCCGGTTGACCCGGTATTCGTGTATCGCGCCGCGGGAGTGCGTCCCAAGTCGTAGGGTCAATAGATGAACACCGTCGTGGATTTCCACTTCGACCCGATGTGCCCCTTCGCCTTCCAGACGTCGTTGTGGATCCGCGATGTGCGTGAACAACTGGGCATCGCCGTCAATTGGCGGTTCTTCAGCCTGGAAGAGATCAACCGGGTCGACGGCAAGAAGCATCCCTGGGAGCGCGACTGGTCCTACGGCTGGTCGTTGATGCGGATCGGCGCGCTGCTGCGTCGAACCGACATGGCGTTGCTCGACCGGTGGTACGCGGCGATCGGCCGCGAATTGCACACCCTCGGCGGCAGGCCGCACGAGCCCGCGGTGGCGCGAAAGTTGTTGAGCGACATCGGCGTCGACGACGCGAATCTCGATGCGGCACTTGACGACCCGACCACCCACGACGAGGTTCGCGCCGAGCATCAGCGAGTGCTAAATGCGGGTGGCTACGGTGTCCCGACGCTGTTCATCGACGAACAGTGCCTGTTCGGCCCGGTATTGGTAGATCCGCCGACCGGCCCCGCGGCGCTGAAACTGTGGGACGTCGTGACCGGGATGGCCGAGCTGCCGCACGTCTACGAGCTGCAACGGCCCAAGTCGGCCGCCGACGTCGAGCTGATCGGGAAGAGTATGCGTCCGTACCTCGACGGTCGCGATTGGGTCAGCATCGATCGCGGTGAAGTCATCGACGTCGACCGGCTCACCAGTGGATCTTCGGGCTGAAATACCGCGATGGCCGACGTTTGGCTGGACACGCAAGAGCGCCTAGAGCTTTGCGATCTGTTCGACGAGCTCGGCCCGTCGGTCCCGACGCTTCTCGAAGGCTGGACCGCCCGCGATCTCGCCGCCCATCTCGTGTTGCGCGAACGTGATCTGCTTGCCGGGCCTTGCCTCGTGTTACCCGGGCCGTTTGGCCGGTTCGCCGAGCGGCGCAGAGCGGGATTGGCTCGCCGCGAGGACTTCTCGTGGCTCATCTCTCGAATCCGGTCCGGGCCGCCCGTCGGGTTCTTCCGCATCGGATGGGTTCGCGCGATGGCGAATCTCAATGAGTTCTTCGTTCATCACGAGGACCTGCGCCGAGCGAATGGGCAAGGCGCTCGGAACCTCACGCCCCCGATGGATGCCGCACTGTGGCGAAATGTCCGCCGGGGTGGTCGCTTTCTGAGTAGACGTCTTGAGGGCGTTGGGCTCGAAATCCGGTGGGCCGGAACCAACGAGCGGGTGACGGCGGTAGCAGGAGATCCCGCGGCTCTGCTCACCGGAGAGCCGGGGGAGCTCCTGCTCTACGTCTTTGGGCGTCAAGCGGTTGCGCACGTCGACGTGAGCGGCCCGGCGGAGGCGGTGGCGGCGGTGCGTCACACGCACTTCGGTATGTGACTACTGACGCAGCTGGCGCGCGATCTCTCCATAGCGCTCGAAACG
This window of the Mycobacterium sp. 050128 genome carries:
- a CDS encoding glycosyltransferase codes for the protein MRVVQVANFYGPRSGGLRTAVDRLGAEYSANGHEVFLVVPGPRAERTLLPTGVVRITMPAWLIPFTGGYRAVMPGPVKALLEALQPDALEVSDRLTLRSLGRWGRDHGATTVMISHERLDRLAGQVLPKRPARSLADFANGRTAADYDTVVCTTGFAREEFDRIGAKNVVTVPLGVDLKTFHPSRHSPLVRRQWATPNQLLLVHCGRLSVEKRADRSIDALAALCDFGVDARLVVMGEGPMRAKLQRQATGLPIDFTGFVSNRDTVAGLLASADVTLAPGPHETFGLAALESLACGTPAVVSRTSALTEIITPDSGASADNHPEAIARAVGTVISLPEYHRRTSARRRAENFTWQRAAAGMLATLGPVIGGPDDDTENTA
- a CDS encoding AAA family ATPase; the protein is MLQTVAIRGYRSLREVILPLGRLSLITGANGVGKSSVYRALRLLADCGRGEVIGSLAREGGLQSVLWAGPEQLKGARRSQKTQGTVRTRPVSLEMGFAADDFGYLVDLGIPQSAGPSVFVRDPEIKREIIFAGPVLRPSATLVSRSRAFAEAVNADNGFDELSRSLPLYRSVLAEYANPHALPELAAVRERLRGWRFYDGFRVDGGAQARHPQVGTRTPVLTDDGSDLAAAIQTILESGSDELSRVIADAFDGATISVAIHDGLFDLQLRQRGMLRPLRAAELSDGTLRFLLWAAALLSPEVPSLMVLNEPETSLHPDLVRPLASLIRAAAEQTQVVVVTHSRSLLQFLDTVPVADSDGSEAVEIELYKDWGETRITGQDLLSTPRWDWGKR
- a CDS encoding Na+/H+ antiporter, with the protein product MFGLEVIVALVSAVIAGTVLGRRYRVGPPVLLIFLGTLLGLIPAFAHIHINGEIVLLLFLPAILYWEGLGTSLREVRANLRIIIFLSVILVIVTAVAVSWTARALGMESHAAAVLGAVLSPTDAAAVAGLAKKLPRRTLTVLRAESLINDGTALVLFFVTIHVAIGGAEIGPTDLVLRFVGSYLGGIAAGLLVGGLVTLARKRIDAPQEEGAMSLLTPFAAFLLAQAIDCSGVVAVLVSALVLAYAGPVVIRARSRMLSYGFWDMATFLINGSLWVFVGVQIPGAVRGINGVDGGIRHALFIAFAVTAVVILSRIFWGEFTTLLLRVIDRREAQRARRVPWRQRFVTAWAGFRGAVSLAAALAVPATTLSGAPFPDRSLLIFVVVVVILTTVLVQGITLPAVVRWANMPEDVAYAQELQLARSVGAKAALDALPVVAGELGVSPKMLSRLQKEYDEHAALVTECEDGTSTGDLAKRDDLVRRVRLGVLEHKRRAIIGLRNQRVIDDMVLRELQSEMDLEEVQLLDPADN
- a CDS encoding DUF5685 family protein, yielding MFGIIRPCRHRLGSELAAAWTAQLCGLCLALRDDYGQSARIATNYDGLVVSLLVEAQSPEQPTRRKAGPCPGRGMRRADVATGDCARLAAVVSLALAAARVRDHVDDHDGMVGAAGVRPAARRIAERWVRQGTDTGHTLGFDTGVLVAAMDRQADLEAAAGPGSSLLIVTEPTETAVAAAFAHTAVLAGRTGNQAPLREIGQLFGRIAHLLDAVEDYDDDLARGKWNPLAATETPLEQARVLCDDAALGIELALAEVEFTDGRLAQRLLTREVRRAISRTFSRSGHPTCGTPHGQQEGINFGNQPVGAGYPTGENPEGETPNPGNKRKGGRGDGTCICCCDGCECCCDCGDCCDCS
- a CDS encoding protease inhibitor I42 family protein codes for the protein MKIRLSVTVAILVSSMLVGCHFESRNPPTAKSLVVPMEQVLKQNSITQNVTLAVGNTLKLQLGANYSTPFRWQVDTKIADGSIIEQTSHQYMQPSSDAMGAPGTEVWMFTALKPGTTTISTYYSSFVGKNTAPVCQYTAVVTVQ
- a CDS encoding mycothiol-dependent nitroreductase Rv2466c family protein; amino-acid sequence: MNTVVDFHFDPMCPFAFQTSLWIRDVREQLGIAVNWRFFSLEEINRVDGKKHPWERDWSYGWSLMRIGALLRRTDMALLDRWYAAIGRELHTLGGRPHEPAVARKLLSDIGVDDANLDAALDDPTTHDEVRAEHQRVLNAGGYGVPTLFIDEQCLFGPVLVDPPTGPAALKLWDVVTGMAELPHVYELQRPKSAADVELIGKSMRPYLDGRDWVSIDRGEVIDVDRLTSGSSG
- a CDS encoding TIGR03085 family metal-binding protein, with protein sequence MADVWLDTQERLELCDLFDELGPSVPTLLEGWTARDLAAHLVLRERDLLAGPCLVLPGPFGRFAERRRAGLARREDFSWLISRIRSGPPVGFFRIGWVRAMANLNEFFVHHEDLRRANGQGARNLTPPMDAALWRNVRRGGRFLSRRLEGVGLEIRWAGTNERVTAVAGDPAALLTGEPGELLLYVFGRQAVAHVDVSGPAEAVAAVRHTHFGM